From the genome of Methylocystis echinoides:
CGGCGTTGCGGCTGGTTCGGCCGAGCTTCCCGTCGATCGTCCCGTGGTAATGGCCCTTCTCGGTGAGCAATTGTTGCATGGCCTTGACGTCGGCGGTCGAGAGCGGGGCGACCCGCGGCCAGGGGGCGAGCGGAATGTCGCGGCCCGCGATGCGCTCGGCGAGGACCGCGACCGACATGGCGTAGGCGTCGGAGGTGTTGTACTGGCGGATGACCTCGAAATTATCCGAAATCAAGAAGGCCGGCCCGCGCGCGCCGGCGGGGAGATAGAGGCTCGCCGCGCCGCTCGCCGGCAGCGCGGCGCCGTCGGCGCGCATGACGCCGAGCGCGCGCCAGCGCGGGAAGTCGAGATCGAAAGCGGCGTAGTCGAAGGCGTCCGGCAGCCGCACCTCCGTCACCGCCGGCAGCCCCGCGGCCCAGCCTGATTTGGCCAAGAAATTGGCGATGCTCGCGACGGAATCCGCATGCGAGCGCCAAATGTCCGGCGCGCCCGTCCCCGCGTCGCTCTCGGCGTATTTGAGATAGGCCGAAGGCATGAACTGCGGCTGGCCCATGGCGCCCGCCCACGAGCCCCGCAACTGGCCGCGCGTCGCATAGCCCTTTTCGAGCATGACGAGCGCGGCGACGAATTCCTCGATGAAGGTCTCGGCGCGGTGGCCTTTCCAGGCGAGCGTCGCCAGCACCTTCAGCGCGTCGGCCCCGCCCGTCGCGACGCCGAAATTACTCTCGACGCCGAGGATGGCGACGATGATCTCGCCCGGGACGCCGTGGCGGTCCGTCGCTCGCCGCAACGGGCCCGCAAGTTCGGCGGCGACCGACTGGCCGCGCGCGACGCGACCATTTGTCACTGAGGCGGCGAGATAGGCGGGAATGGAAATCGTGAATTCCGCCTGCGCCTTTGGTTTGGCGAGGACGCCGGGCTCCGGCGCGAGGCCCGAGACCGCCGACTCGAAGGTCTCCCGCGAGACGCCGGCCGCCTGCGCCGACGGCCATAATCCTTCAACGAATGCGCTGAAATCCGCGCCGCGCGCCGGCCAGGCGGCGGTCAGGAGAGCCAGCGAGAGGCCCCGCAAGGCGGCGCGCCGATCCGTGAGAAGGCCCGTAGAGCTGTTTTTTGTCATGGCCTTAACGACGCTCTTGTTTGGAAATCTTTCACTTTGCGGCATTTGACAGCGCCGCTGCGCTGCCGTCTACTGAACTTCAAGAGTTTTTCAAGGGGCGAGACCTCTCGCATTGGACCTTCTATGACGCATCAGCCCACTGGCAGAAGCTTCGATCATTCCCGTCGTTTGCGCGAGCAGCCCGCCGGCGTGCCGGTCGACCCCAAGACGCGTCTGCGCAACGCCGGCCTGCGTCCGACGGTGCAGCGGCTGGCGCTCAGCAAGCTGCTGTTCGGCAAGGGCGACCGCCACGTCAGCGCCGAGGCGCTGCACGCCGAGGCCCGCGAAGCCGGCCTCACCATGTCGCTCTCGACCGTCTATAATACGCTGAACCAGTTCGCCGAGGCGGGGCTTCTGCGCGAGATTGCGGTGCAGGGCCCGCGCACCTATTTTCACACCCGCACCTCGCCGCACCATCACTTCATGGACGAAGCGACGGGCCGCATGTTCGACGCCGCCGACGGCTCGGTCGAATTCACCCGCCTCCCGGCCCCGCCCGAGGGCATGGAAATCGTCGGCTGCGACGTGATCATCCGCATCCGCCCGAAGAAGGGGTGAGCGGCGACGCGGAGGCCAGCGGCAAGGCGGAGCGCCTCGCCCGGAAGATCTGGCTTCTCTACGCCATCGCGACAATCACGGCCGCGCTCGTTTTGTTAGCAATCTACGTCAACGCCTATGACGACTACGATGTGGGCGAGCGACTTCGCGGCCTCGGGCGTTTTACGCGCCGCGCCATGCTGATTCTGTCCTTTCCGATTTCACTGCCCGCGGGCGCGCTGGCGGCGGGCCCGCTCAGCGGCGCCTTTGGCTGCGGCGACGACAACGAGCCCTGCGCAATTTTCGTCATCTGGCAGACGCTGTTCGTGGCGCTGGCGGCGCAGATCGTCTTGCTGCGGTTGGCGATCGGGCGGCGATGGCGGCAGCGTCCGGAAACTCGGCCGACCTCCTGATGGAAGACGCCCGGTCTGCGTCACGCTTCGAGACGCCTGCTGCGCAAGCTCCTCAGCATGAGGGTCTCCTTTACGACGGGCCAAAAACTCAGGCCTCATCGTGAGGAGCCGCCGAAGGCGGCGTCCCGAAGGACGAGGCCGCCTCGCAGGCGTGTCAACAAGCTGAGGGCGGCGGCGGCGAACGCTCCGCCCTTTCCCTCTCACCCCAGAAGCTTCTTCAATTCCGCCTTGAGCCCCTCCGCCACATCCGGCCGCGCCAGCCCGAAGGCGACGTTGGCGGCGAGGAAGCCGAGCTTGGAGCCCGTGTCATAGGTGCGGCCGTCGAAACGCACGCCATGGAAGGGGCGCTCTTTGGCGAGGTGGATCATGGCGTCGGTCAATTGGATTTCGCCGCCCGCGCCCTTCTCGCCCTTTTCGAGCAGCGCGAAAATCTCGGGCTCCAGAATATAGCGTCCCGAAATGATGAAATTGCTCGGCGCCGTCCCCTGCGGGGGCTTCTCGACCATGCCGGTGATTTCAAAGGTCGCGCCATAGTCCTTGCCCTTGGCGACGATGCCGTATTGATGCGTCTCCTCGGGCTTCACTTCCTCGACGGCGATGATGTTGCCGCCATGCTTTTCATAGGCCTCGACGGCCTGGGCGAGGCAGCGCGCCGTCTGACCAGGGGCGGGGAGGGTGATCATGTCGGGGAGCAGCACGGCGAAAGGCTCGTCGCCGATGATCTCGCGCGCGCACCAGACGGCGTGGCCGAGGCCGAGCGGCGCCTGCTGGCGGGTGAAGCTCGTGGCGCCGGCCTTCGGCAGGTCCGCCATCAGCGCTTCATATTCCTTGGTCTTGTTGCGGCGCTTGAGCGTGTCCTCGAGCTCATAGGCCATGTCGAAATGATCTTCGATCATCCCCTTGCCACGCCCGGTCACAAAGACAAAATGCTCGATGCCGGCCTCGCGCGCTTCGTCGACGACATGCTGCACGACGGGGCGGTCCACGACCGTGAGCATCTCCTTGGGCACAGCCTTGGTCGCCGGAAGGAATCGCGTGCCGAGTCCGGCGACAGGAAAGACAGCCTTGCGAATGCGCTTGGTCATGAGGGTCCGTTTCAAGTGACGTTTCAACGAGCCTTACCCGGCCTGGGCCGGCGGGCGCGACTTTAGACCTAAATTTGGCGAGTGCGGCGTTAATTTGGCGCGCCTTCGGGCGGGAAAGGGTTCAAATGGCGATTTTGGTGACCGGCGGCGCCGGCTATATCGGCAGCCACACGGTGCTCGAACTCATCGATGCGGGCGAACAGCCGGTCGTTCTTGACGATCTCTCGACCGGCTTCCGCTGGGCCGTGCCGGAGGGCGTGCCGCTCTTCATCGGCGACGACGGCGACGAGGCGCTCATCGCCGACATCATCGCCCGCCACGACATTAAAGCCATCATCCATTTCGCGGCGAAGATCGTGGTGCCGGAATCGGTCGCCGACCCCTTAGGCTATTATCTCAACAATACCGCCAAGGCGCGCAATCTCATTGCGACGGCGGTCGCCTCCAAGGTCAAGCATTTCATCTTCTCCTCGACCGCGGCGGTCTATGGCGATCCCGACGAATTGCCGGTGACGGAGGACGCCACGCTCAAGCCCGTCTCGCCCTATGGCCGCTCCAAGCTCATGGTCGAGTGGATGCTGGAGGACGTGGCGCGCGCCCATGACCTCGCTTATGTCGTGCTGCGCTATTTCAACGTCGCGGGCGCCGATCCGAAGGGCCGCTCCGGCCAGTCGACGCCGAACGCCACCCATCTCATCAAGGTCGCGGCGCAGACCGCGCTCGGCAAGCGCGACCGAATGCAGGTGTTCGGGACGGATTATCCGACGCCCGACGGCACCTGCGTTCGCGATTATATTCAGGTCACCGACCTCGCCCGCGCGCATCTCGACGCGCTCAGGCATCTGCGCGGCGGCGGCGAAAGCCTCATCGCCAATTGCGGCTATGCGCACGGCTTCTCGGTGCTCGAAGTCATCGAGGCGGTCAAGCGCGTGTCGGGCGTGGATTTTACGGTCGACTACGCGCCGCGCCGCCCCGGCGATCCGGCGGCCATTGTCGCCTCCAACGCGCGCGCCCGCGACATCCTCGGCTGGACGCCCCAACACGACAATCTCGACGAGATCGTCCGACAGGCGCTCCACTGGGAGAAGCGGCTGAGCGGAACGTCCGCGTGAGGCTCAGGCGCGTCTGAGGATTGGGACAGGCCTCGCCGCGCGCCGCGCGTCGACCTCTTCCTTGGCGGCGCGGTCGATCAGCGACACCGAGGGGCGCTCCAGGATCAGCCGCCTCAGCTCCTCGGCCACCTGCCGCGCAGCCTCGCGCATCTCCTCGGGAAGCCGCCGGTTTTCCGACAGATAGCTCGCTTCGAGCAGCTTGAGACGGAGCACCGCCGGCCCGGCGGCCTCGAGAAATTCGCGGTCGGCGAATCCCAACTGGGACAAAATGTCTTTTGCCCGCATGACAATCCTCGCATGGCGTCTCTCCTTCCCAAATGGGAGGGCCATCATGAACATGACGCACGAGTCGAAGATTGCGGCGCAGCTCTGGCGCGAAGCTTATGCTTTGCCATTCGTCCCCAGCCTGTCGACAATGGTTTTCAAAGTCTTCAGCCGGGCGAATTTCTTGTCATTGGCTTCGACCAGCGTCCAGGGCGCGTGGCGCGAGCTGGTGCGGTCGACCATGTCGGTCATCGCCGCTTCGTACAGCGCCCATTTCTCGCGGTTGCGCCAATCCTCCGGCGTCAGCTTGTAGCGCTTGAAGGGCTTGGCCTCGCGGTCCTGGAACCGGCGCAGCTGTTCGTCGGCGGAGATGGCGAGCCAGAATTTCATGACGACATAACCGTTGTCATGGAGCTCGCGCTCGAAGTCGTTGATCTCCTGATAGGCGCGCATCCAGTCTTCCGTCGCGGCGAAGCCCTCGACGCGTTCGACGAGCACGCGCCCATACCAGCTGCGGTCGAAAATCGCGACGTCGCCGCGCCGCGGGACGTTGCGCCAGAACCGCCACAGATAGGGGCGCGCCCGCTCCTCGTCTGTCGGGGCGGAGACGCCATGCACGCGGAAGCGGCGCGGGTCGAGCGCCTCCCGCACGCGCCGGATGGCGCCGCCCTTTCCGGCGGCGTCATTGCCCTCGAAGACGATGACGAGGCCGCGACTGTCGAAGCTCTTCGCCGTCGTCGCCTCGGTGAGGCGCTGCTGCAGCGCCCGCAGCTCCTGTGAATAGCTCGCCGGGTCAGCGGCCTGCGTCAGGTCGAGCGCCCCGACGAGGCTGGGCTTGGGCAGATCGTTGGCCGGCGCGGCGATCGCCAGCGTGCGGGGCGAGGGCGGCGCGTCGGTCGCCGCGCGGGTCAAGGTTTGAAGCAGCAGATCGCCGACGGCGGCGTCGCGATAGAGCGGATCGGCGGCCGGCACGACGGCCCAGGGCGCGTCGCCGGTCGAGGTGCGTTCGATCATCTCGAGCGCCGCCTCGGCAAGCTTGGCGATGTCTCTCGCGCTGTCGAATTCGTCCCACTCGACGACCGCCGGCCGGCGCAGCGCGCCATTCCCCTGCCGCAGCTTCTTCAGGCGCCGCCGTGATTCGGCGAAATCCATATGCAGCCAGATCTTCAAGAGATGCACGCCCTCGTGGCGCAACATCTCCTCCGCCCGGATCGATTCCTCCAGCGCCTTTTCATAGGCGCTCCTGCCGAGCCGGCCGAGGGCGCGGTTGCGCAAAAGGCGGTGGTGCCAGGAGCCCAGCACGAGGCCGATGCGTCCCTTGGCGGGGACGTCGCGCCAGTAGCGCCAGGCGCCGGGCCGCGCCCGCTCCTCGTCGGTCGGCCGCCCGTAGGAAAGGGTCTCGACGAAATGGTCGTCGAGCCAGTCATAAAGTCTGTTGACGATCTCGCCCTTGCCGACCCCGTCGGCGCCGTTCACGAGCACCATGACGGCGGCGTTTTTCCGATCCGCGACCTCGAATTGCGCATCGAGCAGCTTTTCCCGCAGCCGCGCCTCCGCGTCCTCGAACTCGGTCTTGGTCATGACATGCGGCAAGGAGGCGGATTCGAACATGGCGGCTTCCTGCAATCTAACTTTTCAAACAGGCCCGCTGTGGTAGATGTTTGAGTCGCGGGTCCCGTAGCTCAGCAGGATAGAGCAGCGGTTTCCTAAACCGAAGGTCACAGGTTCGAATCCTGTCGGGACCGCCACGAGAATTTGGTCTCCCGCGCCGAGACTGTCCGGCCTCAGCCGTCATGCGCGCCCCGGGCGGATGCGTCGGACGGGTCGTTTGCACTGAAGGCGGCGGAGCCGCGAGCCTTCCGCGACCGCCGCCGCGGTCCGGACTTTGGATTGACGGCCCGTCTCTCACGCGAAGACGGGCCGTCAGCCCCGTCTGCCCACCCGCAGACCGCGCATGCAGGCTCTTGCCGGCCTTTTTCCCGCGCAGACGGCACGATACGCGCCGGCCCGAGGGACGCCAGTTGTGGAATCTACGTGCCGGGCGTCCCACGCTGCGTCGCTTTCGTTCCGCCGGCGCGGCAACAATTCGAAGGCCCTTGTCGCGCGCGGGGTCACGCCCGCCGGACGCCCGGACGCCGTTAAAGGCGAGCCCCCTAGCCTTCGTCGCCTTTTTCATCGACCGGGCAATAATCCTTTTTCCAGGGAAGCGCCTCGAAGGCCGGCTCGTAGCCGCGGTCGCGGTAGTCCTGCTCGGAAATTTCCAATCCAATGCGACCCACCTCGACGAACGCCATGTTGGGTTTTCCCGCTTCGCCCGGCGTCCGATAACGCCCCTGCGGTTGCTCTGTCACGCTCACGCTCCTCATGAAAAATCAACGTGGATAGTTTGGGGCGCGGGCCGGGGCAGCGCAATGTCTGGCGCACGCGCGCGCCGACCGCGCCTATAATGACGATACGAAAATTTCCCGCTGCGACGACGCGCCTCTCGTCTGGCCTGCGACGGTGCGACCGCCTAGCATGCAGGACAATCAAGCTATATTAACGTCCCGCCGATTGCGTTCTCGAAATAACAGGAATTCCCGCATGGCCCTCAAGGGTTCTTTTCGCGCGCCGACAGCGTTCCTGCCTTTGGCTGCGGCGCTCGCCGTTGTCGGCGCGGCGTCTTTTTGGGGGCTTGCGCAATTCACTAAGGCCGCGCCCATCAAGGTCGGCGTCTTACATTCGCGCTCCGGCCCCATGGCGATCAGCGAAAATTCCATGGTCGATGCGGAACTGCTGGCGATCGAGGAGATCAACGCCAAGGGCGGGCTTCTGGGCCGCAAGATTTTGCCCGTCATCGCCGACGGAAAATCCGACTGGCCGACTTTCGCGAAAGAGGCCGAACGCCTGATCGTTGAAGAAAATGTCTCGATTATTTTTGGATGCTGGACCTCGGCGAGCCGAAAAACCGTTGCGCCGGTGATCGAAAAATACGGTCAGCTGATGGTCTATCCCATGGCCTATGAAGGCCTCGAACAGTCTCCGAATATTATTTACACCGGCGCCGCGCCAAATCAGCAGGTCATTCCCGCCATCAAATGGAGCCTCGATCATCTGGGCAAGAAATTCTATCTGATCGGCTCCGACTATGTCTGGCCGCGCAGCATCAACGAGATCATGAAAGACACAATCCGCGCCCTGGGAGCGGATCTCGTCGGCGAGGATTATATCTTTTTCGGAAGCTCCAATGTCGCCAAGGCGGTCGATCGAATAAAGGCGGCGCAGCCGGACGTGGTGTTGAGCTCGGTCGTCGGCGATTCCAATAAGGCTTTTTATCAAGCGCTCACCGACGCCGGACTTTCCGCCGACAGGCTGCCCGTCGTGTCCGTCAGCATCGGCGAGGAGGAGCTGCGCAGCCTGCCGATTGCAAGCCTCCAGGGCCATTACAGCGCCTGGAATTATTTCGAAGCGATCAAGACGCCCGAAAACGAACGCTTTCTTGCGAATTTCCGCAAGAAATACGGTGAGAACCGCGTCACCAGCGACGTGATTGCGACCTCTTATTTCAGCGTCAGACTCTGGGCCAAGGCGGTTCAGGAGGAGCAGTCGCTCGACGTCGAACGCGTGCGACGCACCATGCTGACAGAGACGCTCGACGCCCCCGAGGGCCTGGTTTCCGTCGACCCTTACACCCAGCACAGCTGGCGATCTTTTTCCGTCGGCAAAATCAGGCCCGACGGCCGGATCGAGGTTGTCTGGACGGTGAACCGCCCGATCCGTCCCGTGCCCTATCCGCCCTCGCGCACAAAGGCGGAGTGGGACGCATTTCTAACGGCCATGTACAACCGATGGGGCGGCCGCTGGGCCAATCCCATAGAGGCGAACTGATCGATGAAGCCTCTCAGCCTGCTGCGCAGCTCGATCGGCGCCAAAATCATCTTCTGGTTTCTCGTCATCAATCTCGTGTCCTGCGGATTGCTCGCCTGGCGCACCTACGACATCTCGCGCGAGTCGCTCGAGCAGGCCGTGCAAACGTCGCTGCAGGTCGTCGCCAAGAAGAAAGTCGAACAACTCGAGAATCTGACGCTCGAAAAAATCCGAAGCGTCGAAGCGTTGATGCATACGCCCTCGATCAGTGAAGCGGCGCGCGAATTTTCCCAGGCGTTGCAGGCGGGCGGCGCGGACTCGGAGGCCTATCGGCAGGCCGTGGCGAAGCATGGCCCGCCGCTCAGCCGCCTCGCAGATCGATTCAACTATGTGGATTGCGCGCTTCTTTCGCCCGCCGGCGACATTCTGTTCAACCAATCCGGCGCCGACGTCTTCAAGGGAAATCTGCGCGGCGACACGGAACTCGCCGACGCGATCGATCGCGCGCGGACCTTGCTGCAAGCCGAGATCTCGGCCTTTCAGATCTATCCGGGGATGACCGAACCGGCCGCTTTTATCGCGGGGCCCATTCTCGACGATGGCGTCGTCATCGCCGTCGTCGTCTTTCAGCTCGACAATCGCGAGCTCTACAGCGCGGTCAACGATTACACCGGCCTTGGCGAGACGGGGGAGGTGCTCGTCGCCGCCCATCTCGATCGCGACCAGATGGTCATCGTCAATCCGCTGCGTCGCGACGCCTCCAAGGCCTTCAGCATTCGCGCGCCGCTGACGGGAGGCGCTTATCCGGCGCTGGCGCGGGCGCTGGCCGGCGTTCACGGCTCGGGCCTCTTCGACGATGTCGAGGAGAAGCCCGTCGTCGCTTCATGGACCTATGTCCCGTCGTTTCGCTGGGGCATGGTCGTGCAGCAGCGGGCCGAGGAGGCCTTCGCCCTCACGCGGGCCGAGCGAAGCGCGACGCTGACGCTGCTGCTGTTCATGATGCCGCCGATCATCGTCCTGGCGCTCGCGGTTGCGCGCACCATCACCCGGCCGATCAAGACGGCGGTTCGCGTCGCCGAGCAGGTCGCGGGCGGCAATCTCGACGCCAAGTTCGAAATCACCAGCCGCGACGAAACCGGCCATCTTCTCGCCGCCATCCAATCGATGACCGGCGAATTGCGCGAGCTTTACAGTTCGATGGAGGACAAGATCAAAGCGCGCACGCGCGAGCTCCAGCGCGCCAATGAGGAGCTGCTGGTCGCGCGAGTGGCGGCCGAGGAGGCCAGCAAGACGAAAAGCGCCTTTCTCGCCAATATGAGCCACGAGCTGCGCACGCCGCTCAACGCCATCATCGGCTACAGCGAAATGCTTCAGGAAGACGCGCTCGACAAAGGCGACGACGAGCCTGTCGAAGATTTGAAGAAAATCGAGAGCGCCGGCCGCCATCTGCTCGGCCTCATCAACGACATTCTCGATCTCTCGAAGATCGAGGCCGGAAAAATGGAGGTCTTTGTCGAGCG
Proteins encoded in this window:
- a CDS encoding lytic murein transglycosylase; protein product: MTKNSSTGLLTDRRAALRGLSLALLTAAWPARGADFSAFVEGLWPSAQAAGVSRETFESAVSGLAPEPGVLAKPKAQAEFTISIPAYLAASVTNGRVARGQSVAAELAGPLRRATDRHGVPGEIIVAILGVESNFGVATGGADALKVLATLAWKGHRAETFIEEFVAALVMLEKGYATRGQLRGSWAGAMGQPQFMPSAYLKYAESDAGTGAPDIWRSHADSVASIANFLAKSGWAAGLPAVTEVRLPDAFDYAAFDLDFPRWRALGVMRADGAALPASGAASLYLPAGARGPAFLISDNFEVIRQYNTSDAYAMSVAVLAERIAGRDIPLAPWPRVAPLSTADVKAMQQLLTEKGHYHGTIDGKLGRTSRNAVHAFQLAEGIQPADGFATKEILLRLRGG
- the irrA gene encoding iron response transcriptional regulator IrrA — translated: MTHQPTGRSFDHSRRLREQPAGVPVDPKTRLRNAGLRPTVQRLALSKLLFGKGDRHVSAEALHAEAREAGLTMSLSTVYNTLNQFAEAGLLREIAVQGPRTYFHTRTSPHHHFMDEATGRMFDAADGSVEFTRLPAPPEGMEIVGCDVIIRIRPKKG
- the galU gene encoding UTP--glucose-1-phosphate uridylyltransferase GalU; its protein translation is MTKRIRKAVFPVAGLGTRFLPATKAVPKEMLTVVDRPVVQHVVDEAREAGIEHFVFVTGRGKGMIEDHFDMAYELEDTLKRRNKTKEYEALMADLPKAGATSFTRQQAPLGLGHAVWCAREIIGDEPFAVLLPDMITLPAPGQTARCLAQAVEAYEKHGGNIIAVEEVKPEETHQYGIVAKGKDYGATFEITGMVEKPPQGTAPSNFIISGRYILEPEIFALLEKGEKGAGGEIQLTDAMIHLAKERPFHGVRFDGRTYDTGSKLGFLAANVAFGLARPDVAEGLKAELKKLLG
- the galE gene encoding UDP-glucose 4-epimerase GalE; its protein translation is MAILVTGGAGYIGSHTVLELIDAGEQPVVLDDLSTGFRWAVPEGVPLFIGDDGDEALIADIIARHDIKAIIHFAAKIVVPESVADPLGYYLNNTAKARNLIATAVASKVKHFIFSSTAAVYGDPDELPVTEDATLKPVSPYGRSKLMVEWMLEDVARAHDLAYVVLRYFNVAGADPKGRSGQSTPNATHLIKVAAQTALGKRDRMQVFGTDYPTPDGTCVRDYIQVTDLARAHLDALRHLRGGGESLIANCGYAHGFSVLEVIEAVKRVSGVDFTVDYAPRRPGDPAAIVASNARARDILGWTPQHDNLDEIVRQALHWEKRLSGTSA
- the pap gene encoding polyphosphate:AMP phosphotransferase, which encodes MFESASLPHVMTKTEFEDAEARLREKLLDAQFEVADRKNAAVMVLVNGADGVGKGEIVNRLYDWLDDHFVETLSYGRPTDEERARPGAWRYWRDVPAKGRIGLVLGSWHHRLLRNRALGRLGRSAYEKALEESIRAEEMLRHEGVHLLKIWLHMDFAESRRRLKKLRQGNGALRRPAVVEWDEFDSARDIAKLAEAALEMIERTSTGDAPWAVVPAADPLYRDAAVGDLLLQTLTRAATDAPPSPRTLAIAAPANDLPKPSLVGALDLTQAADPASYSQELRALQQRLTEATTAKSFDSRGLVIVFEGNDAAGKGGAIRRVREALDPRRFRVHGVSAPTDEERARPYLWRFWRNVPRRGDVAIFDRSWYGRVLVERVEGFAATEDWMRAYQEINDFERELHDNGYVVMKFWLAISADEQLRRFQDREAKPFKRYKLTPEDWRNREKWALYEAAMTDMVDRTSSRHAPWTLVEANDKKFARLKTLKTIVDRLGTNGKA
- a CDS encoding urea ABC transporter substrate-binding protein; the protein is MALKGSFRAPTAFLPLAAALAVVGAASFWGLAQFTKAAPIKVGVLHSRSGPMAISENSMVDAELLAIEEINAKGGLLGRKILPVIADGKSDWPTFAKEAERLIVEENVSIIFGCWTSASRKTVAPVIEKYGQLMVYPMAYEGLEQSPNIIYTGAAPNQQVIPAIKWSLDHLGKKFYLIGSDYVWPRSINEIMKDTIRALGADLVGEDYIFFGSSNVAKAVDRIKAAQPDVVLSSVVGDSNKAFYQALTDAGLSADRLPVVSVSIGEEELRSLPIASLQGHYSAWNYFEAIKTPENERFLANFRKKYGENRVTSDVIATSYFSVRLWAKAVQEEQSLDVERVRRTMLTETLDAPEGLVSVDPYTQHSWRSFSVGKIRPDGRIEVVWTVNRPIRPVPYPPSRTKAEWDAFLTAMYNRWGGRWANPIEAN
- a CDS encoding response regulator — encoded protein: MKPLSLLRSSIGAKIIFWFLVINLVSCGLLAWRTYDISRESLEQAVQTSLQVVAKKKVEQLENLTLEKIRSVEALMHTPSISEAAREFSQALQAGGADSEAYRQAVAKHGPPLSRLADRFNYVDCALLSPAGDILFNQSGADVFKGNLRGDTELADAIDRARTLLQAEISAFQIYPGMTEPAAFIAGPILDDGVVIAVVVFQLDNRELYSAVNDYTGLGETGEVLVAAHLDRDQMVIVNPLRRDASKAFSIRAPLTGGAYPALARALAGVHGSGLFDDVEEKPVVASWTYVPSFRWGMVVQQRAEEAFALTRAERSATLTLLLFMMPPIIVLALAVARTITRPIKTAVRVAEQVAGGNLDAKFEITSRDETGHLLAAIQSMTGELRELYSSMEDKIKARTRELQRANEELLVARVAAEEASKTKSAFLANMSHELRTPLNAIIGYSEMLQEDALDKGDDEPVEDLKKIESAGRHLLGLINDILDLSKIEAGKMEVFVERVEIGRLVNEVMSIVAPLAEKNGNALELHCPDDIGGFSSDETKVKQCLLNLMSNANKFTSNGKVTLSVERDENAVVLFRVSDTGLGMTDEQLGRLFQAFTQADASTTKRFGGTGLGLAITKHFCTALGGDIFVESALGAGSTFTMTLPDQQKSPEKEKVEPQAEASHATILVVDDDATARDLLTRTLESKGYRVIAARNGLEALALARQHKPQAITLDVMLPQLDGWSVLKQLKEDPELRAIPVIMVTILNERGLAIPLGAAELLTKPIDRQRLTTLLAQYCSAPTESRVLIIEDDAATRELLCRSVSGAGYQAAAAVNGQDGLDWIARNPAPDLILLDLMMPKLDGFGFLRELRKHPAYDRLPVVIVTAKELSPEDMRDLAALHADIVTKDHDYLGELVSIMRQSLESSGGVHFH